Below is a genomic region from Dryobates pubescens isolate bDryPub1 chromosome 26, bDryPub1.pri, whole genome shotgun sequence.
GTCCTCTCTGAGTAAGTGTCCCCAGCGCTCGTAACCAGTCCACAGTTGTGGTGGCACCCAACCTGGGCATGCCCTCCCTGCACCCCGGCGCCTCAGCCTCTCAGGATGGCTCATCCCACTTCCCCCTAGGGACGGGGAGTGGTGGCATGTGGCATCTGAGGTGTCTGGCAAGGAGTGCCACgtccccagcagctgtgtggccAAGGTCAGACACAGGTAACTGTGGGGAAGGGTCTGTCCCCCCTCACACAGGGGGCCTGGCCTGCCTCAAGGCCTAATCCCAGCCCCAGTGGTAGGGCTCAGGGAGGCAGCAAGACctgccagggtgtgcccaggcagtgcaCTGCTGCACCCCGAGctgtcccctctgccctgcctggggcatccctgccagcagctgctgcccctgcaggtgGCTGTATGAAGGCATCAGCCGGcagaaggcagaggagctgctgctccggCCGGGCAACCGCAGCGGCGCCTTCCTGATCCGGGAGAGCCAGAGCAGGCAAGGTGAGAGCCCCTGGGCCCTGTCTGCTGTACCCTCTGCCAACCAGCCCCACTGGGGTGCTGAAGGCAGGAGTAGGACCCCAGTGGGGCTGATCCTCCAGGCTTCACACGTGGTGGCATCAGCTGCCCTGTGTGGCAGGTTCCTGGTACTGCTGCTCCCCACTTTGTGCTGAGCCTCTGTCTGCCACCCCCCGCCCCAAAAACCCTACCCTAAACCcaccagcagccttcctgcagcctttgGTTAAGCAGAGAAGAGGCTCAGCCTCTGAAATACaaacagagcagctgaggagctggtgctgggttcCCCAGCGGGGACAGTGCTGCATGGGAGGGGGCCGCAGGGCTCGGtgtgcacagctcctggcagtgGAAATtggagcacagagccacagcatctGATGCTGAGGGTGCCTGGGACATGTTGGGCAGCTGCTCAAGATGACTCCACGTGCTGGCactctcccagcccctgcactgTAGGTGCTCATGGTGCTGGCATgggggtgccagccctgcagccccagcaggaaaAGGTGCTGCTGACCACCACCCCCGGGGCGATGAAATTGTGAGAGTGGAGAGCCcggggcagcagtgctgtgcagggtgggtgcccacagcagcccgaggtgcccctgccctggcaggctgctactCGTTGTCGGTGCGGCACGGCGGCGCCGGCTGGGACTCGGTGTCTCATTACCGCATCCAGCGGCTGGACAACGGCTGGGTGTACATCGCGCCGCGCctcaccttccccagcctgcgGTGCCTGGTCCAGCACTACGCCGGTAAGGCTCCCCCGGCACCCCTGTCTGtgtcctgcagggatggagggaggggggaaaaggtggCAGCCAGCCCCCgcctgccccaggccccccAGGATTGGGGCGGGGGTGGGAGCCCGCCCGTGACGCTGGCGGCTCCCTGCCCAGAGCTcggggaagggctctgctgctcgCTCGGGGAGCCCTGCGCCACGGACGGGCCGAGGCTGGCCCCGCTCCCCGCCAGGCCCGCGGTCGTGAAGCAGCCTTCACTCAAGTGGGATCAGATCGACAGGTAGGGACGGGGGGAAAGGGCGAGGggtccccctgctgccctgccggGCAGCCCGGGGCGGCTGAGGGCTGCCTCCTGACCGCTGCCTCCTGACCGCCTGCCTGCTCtcgcacagctccctcctgctctcggCGCCCACGGCCCCGCTGGACGAGGACTCCCCCATTAGCCTGGGCCTGCGGG
It encodes:
- the SLA2 gene encoding src-like-adapter 2, whose amino-acid sequence is MGSLPSREKTLSMPQVAASTMQAPLPMQAPLPTQAVPSDFLALALCDFPSGVGAAAVLRMGEQLRVLSEDGEWWHVASEVSGKECHVPSSCVAKVRHRWLYEGISRQKAEELLLRPGNRSGAFLIRESQSRQGCYSLSVRHGGAGWDSVSHYRIQRLDNGWVYIAPRLTFPSLRCLVQHYAELGEGLCCSLGEPCATDGPRLAPLPARPAVVKQPSLKWDQIDSSLLLSAPTAPLDEDSPISLGLRESISSYLLLAETDGGQQEPAGKGAKQS